One Festucalex cinctus isolate MCC-2025b chromosome 3, RoL_Fcin_1.0, whole genome shotgun sequence DNA window includes the following coding sequences:
- the LOC144015651 gene encoding uncharacterized protein LOC144015651 isoform X1, whose translation MGSGASATTTTTEGSRLGRVDDEQPNLVRTPTPVVQTPTPVFQTPEPVVRSPTPAVRTPTPAVLGGETLPADDGHQAVDVLSVTSNQAHSKEEDEDETMLSVVDPPVTEVADEGEDVSVNFENFLHNNGTLYSCFEHHGNRVYVDEAQKLQPFPKEWYDMGRFIKPNQEVSAQPPVASVQPVAAVGEDDRTGSIFIPGKGSVMTYMFEERVNVCRFWDPQSGMWLLLPLQWELNVDFVQSRVHRVMSVLPGLLDQKEITAALRLCNYDSEEVISAYLTMFGEVLLHSNAHASGDPEYSDLNSFRALLERDRAIEDLRQQLESKQKEADEHLHRNKLLVRETRHLGDIVQNLHRKTAELEADRQEAREKIRSLQSRQTSAVPPARNATASKPTLDPDRLRRASGVARELKVSSKQLKSWVLLTLSDLKTILTQTEDVLKKTAEAQRRADDEAQMLRSLYQKEALERRTLYNKLLELQGNVRVFCRCRNVTGSGTSTCLDQYDQQEVTLIHKNTRKKFFFDKVYAPTSIQEEVFAGTVPLITSCADGYNVCILAYGQTGSGKTFTMMGTKDKPGVNIRSIRELLRVCSLKEKVSYVLKISMLEIYNDTLNDLLAKSPTASSNLDIRVQGKSVSVPGLTHVEVQTEADIINVIETGEKNRKMGATKMNIHSSRSHLLVALEVCGSDSLSGEITRGTLTLGDLAGSERISRTEAEGPRLVEAAAINKSLTALGQVFAALKCNALHVPFRNCKLTHLLQPSLSGDAKCCVFINVSPDAKDEVETLSTLQFGSSIRHVALGKATKSKNRMVAGTLGCQSASASAGFT comes from the exons ATGGGAAGTGGAGCGtccgccaccaccaccaccaccgagGGATCCCGTCTGGGCCGTGTGGATGATGAGCAGCCCAACCTTGTCCGGACCCCGACACCTGTTGTGCAGACTCCGACTCCTGTGTTCCAGACCCCTGAACCTGTGGTCCGGTCCCCCACCCCTGCAGTCAGGACACCCACGCCCGCAGTCCTGGGTGGAgaaacattgccg GCGGATGATGGACATCAAGCGGTGGACGTTCTATCTGTCACTAGCAACCAGGCTCACTCCAAagaggaagatgaagatgagaCAATGTTAAGTGTTGTCGACCCACCTGTGACC gaagtggccgaTGAGGGAGAGGATGTGTCTGTGAACTTTGAGAATTTTCTTCACAACAACGGAACTTTGTACAGCTGCTTTGAGCACCACGGGAACAGGGTCTACGTGGACGAGGCACAG AAACTGCAACCTTTCCCCAAGGAATGGTACGACATGGGACGCTTCATTAAACCTAACCAGGAG GTCTCCGCCCAGCCACCAGTCGCCAGTGTCCAGCCAGTGGCGGCAGTGGGCGAGGACGACCGCACTGGCAGCATCTTCATCCCAGGAAAAGGAAGTGTGATGACATACATGTTTGAG GAGAGAGTGAACGTGTGCCGGTTCTGGGATCCTCAGTCGGGCATGTGGCTGCTGCTCCCTCTCCAGTGGGAGTTGAATGTAGACTTTGTGCAGAGCAGAGTCCACAGAGTCATG TCGGTCCTGCCAGGCCTGTTGGATCAAAAGGAAATTACGGCAGCACTCCGACTTTGTAACTACGATAGCGAAGAAGTCATCTCTGCCTACCTCACAATGTTTGGAGAAGTCCTCCTGCattctaatgctcatgctagtgGAGATCCAGAATACAGTGACCTCAACTCATTCAG AGCTCTTCTGGAGCGTGACCGTGCAATTGAGGATCTAAGGCAGCAGCTTGAGTCCAAACAGAAAGAGGCGGACGAGCATCTCCATAGGAACAAGCTCCTGGTCCGGGAGACTCGCCATCTTGGCGACATTGTGCAAAACCTACATCGCAAGACAGCCGAGCTGGAGGCAGACCGGCAGGAAGCCCGGGAGAAGATCCGGTCCCTGCAGAGTCGCCAGACGTCCGCGGTGCCGCCCGCCAGGAATGCCACCGCCTCTAAGCCCACCCTAGATCCAGATCGATTGCGCCGGGCCAGCGGAGTGGCCCGAGAACTCAAAGTGTCTTCCAAACAGCTAAAGTCTTGGGTCCTCCTGACGCTGAGTGACTTAAAGACCATCCTGACCCAGACGGAGGACGTCCTAAAGAAAACAGCCGAGGCTCAGCGGCGAGCAGATGATGAAGCACAAATGCTGCGCTCGCTCTACCAGAAGGAGGCGCTAGAGAGACGCACTTTGTACAACAAGCTGCTCGAGCTGCAGGGGAACGTCAGAGTGTTCTGCAGGTGCAGGAATGTCACCGGATCAGGAACCTCCACGTGTCTGGACCAGTACGACCAGCAGGAAGTCACGCTAATTCACAAGAACACTCGGAAGAAGTTCTTCTTTGACAAGGTCTACGCACCCACCAGCATACAG GAAGAGGTTTTCGCCGGGACTGTGCCACTTATCACTTCCTGTGCAGACGGCTACAACGTATGCATCCTGGCATACGGGCAGACGGGCTCGGGAAAGACCTTCACCATGATGGGCACCAAGGACAAGCCTGGAGTCAACATCAG ATCCATACGGGAACTTCTCCGTGTGTGTTCACTCAAAGAGAAGGTGTCATACGTGCTCAAG ATTTCCATGTTGGAGATTTATAACGACACGCTCAACGACCTGCTAGCGAAAAGTCCCACAGCTTCCTCCAACCTGGACATCCGCGTGCAGGGTAAGTCTGTGTCCGTGCCGGGACTGACACACGTGGAGGTTCAGACCGAGGCCGACATCATCAACGTCATAGAGACCGGAGAGAAGAACCGGAAGATGGGCGCCACCAAGATGAACATACACAG TTCTCGCTCTCACCTGCTGGTGGCGCTGGAGGTGTGTGGCAGCGACTCATTGTCCGGAGAGATTACGCGGGGCACGTTGACCCTGGGCGACCTGGCCGGGTCTGAGCGCATCTCCCGGACAGAGGCCGAAGGCCCACGCCTGGTCGAGGCTGCCGCCATCAACAAGTCACTGACAGCGCTGGGACAG GTGTTTGCGGCTCTGAAGTGTAACGCCCTTCACGTGCCCTTCAGGAACTGTAAACTGACTCATCTTCTGCAGCCCAGCCTCAGCGGAGACGCCAAG TGTTGCGTGTTCATCAACGTGAGTCCGGACGCCAAGGATGAGGTGGAGACACTCAGCACGCTCCAGTTCGGCTCGTCCATTCGTCACGTGGCACTGGGAAAGGCAACCAA
- the LOC144015651 gene encoding kinesin-like protein klp-3 isoform X2 → MGRFIKPNQEVSAQPPVASVQPVAAVGEDDRTGSIFIPGKGSVMTYMFEERVNVCRFWDPQSGMWLLLPLQWELNVDFVQSRVHRVMSVLPGLLDQKEITAALRLCNYDSEEVISAYLTMFGEVLLHSNAHASGDPEYSDLNSFRALLERDRAIEDLRQQLESKQKEADEHLHRNKLLVRETRHLGDIVQNLHRKTAELEADRQEAREKIRSLQSRQTSAVPPARNATASKPTLDPDRLRRASGVARELKVSSKQLKSWVLLTLSDLKTILTQTEDVLKKTAEAQRRADDEAQMLRSLYQKEALERRTLYNKLLELQGNVRVFCRCRNVTGSGTSTCLDQYDQQEVTLIHKNTRKKFFFDKVYAPTSIQEEVFAGTVPLITSCADGYNVCILAYGQTGSGKTFTMMGTKDKPGVNIRSIRELLRVCSLKEKVSYVLKISMLEIYNDTLNDLLAKSPTASSNLDIRVQGKSVSVPGLTHVEVQTEADIINVIETGEKNRKMGATKMNIHSSRSHLLVALEVCGSDSLSGEITRGTLTLGDLAGSERISRTEAEGPRLVEAAAINKSLTALGQVFAALKCNALHVPFRNCKLTHLLQPSLSGDAKVFFNVNICDSFDLSKASRCTEEQVARWNRGNNPTKTHFSESLLYTANGSDWLWLDMWVTGLTWNYLIGC, encoded by the exons ATGGGACGCTTCATTAAACCTAACCAGGAG GTCTCCGCCCAGCCACCAGTCGCCAGTGTCCAGCCAGTGGCGGCAGTGGGCGAGGACGACCGCACTGGCAGCATCTTCATCCCAGGAAAAGGAAGTGTGATGACATACATGTTTGAG GAGAGAGTGAACGTGTGCCGGTTCTGGGATCCTCAGTCGGGCATGTGGCTGCTGCTCCCTCTCCAGTGGGAGTTGAATGTAGACTTTGTGCAGAGCAGAGTCCACAGAGTCATG TCGGTCCTGCCAGGCCTGTTGGATCAAAAGGAAATTACGGCAGCACTCCGACTTTGTAACTACGATAGCGAAGAAGTCATCTCTGCCTACCTCACAATGTTTGGAGAAGTCCTCCTGCattctaatgctcatgctagtgGAGATCCAGAATACAGTGACCTCAACTCATTCAG AGCTCTTCTGGAGCGTGACCGTGCAATTGAGGATCTAAGGCAGCAGCTTGAGTCCAAACAGAAAGAGGCGGACGAGCATCTCCATAGGAACAAGCTCCTGGTCCGGGAGACTCGCCATCTTGGCGACATTGTGCAAAACCTACATCGCAAGACAGCCGAGCTGGAGGCAGACCGGCAGGAAGCCCGGGAGAAGATCCGGTCCCTGCAGAGTCGCCAGACGTCCGCGGTGCCGCCCGCCAGGAATGCCACCGCCTCTAAGCCCACCCTAGATCCAGATCGATTGCGCCGGGCCAGCGGAGTGGCCCGAGAACTCAAAGTGTCTTCCAAACAGCTAAAGTCTTGGGTCCTCCTGACGCTGAGTGACTTAAAGACCATCCTGACCCAGACGGAGGACGTCCTAAAGAAAACAGCCGAGGCTCAGCGGCGAGCAGATGATGAAGCACAAATGCTGCGCTCGCTCTACCAGAAGGAGGCGCTAGAGAGACGCACTTTGTACAACAAGCTGCTCGAGCTGCAGGGGAACGTCAGAGTGTTCTGCAGGTGCAGGAATGTCACCGGATCAGGAACCTCCACGTGTCTGGACCAGTACGACCAGCAGGAAGTCACGCTAATTCACAAGAACACTCGGAAGAAGTTCTTCTTTGACAAGGTCTACGCACCCACCAGCATACAG GAAGAGGTTTTCGCCGGGACTGTGCCACTTATCACTTCCTGTGCAGACGGCTACAACGTATGCATCCTGGCATACGGGCAGACGGGCTCGGGAAAGACCTTCACCATGATGGGCACCAAGGACAAGCCTGGAGTCAACATCAG ATCCATACGGGAACTTCTCCGTGTGTGTTCACTCAAAGAGAAGGTGTCATACGTGCTCAAG ATTTCCATGTTGGAGATTTATAACGACACGCTCAACGACCTGCTAGCGAAAAGTCCCACAGCTTCCTCCAACCTGGACATCCGCGTGCAGGGTAAGTCTGTGTCCGTGCCGGGACTGACACACGTGGAGGTTCAGACCGAGGCCGACATCATCAACGTCATAGAGACCGGAGAGAAGAACCGGAAGATGGGCGCCACCAAGATGAACATACACAG TTCTCGCTCTCACCTGCTGGTGGCGCTGGAGGTGTGTGGCAGCGACTCATTGTCCGGAGAGATTACGCGGGGCACGTTGACCCTGGGCGACCTGGCCGGGTCTGAGCGCATCTCCCGGACAGAGGCCGAAGGCCCACGCCTGGTCGAGGCTGCCGCCATCAACAAGTCACTGACAGCGCTGGGACAG GTGTTTGCGGCTCTGAAGTGTAACGCCCTTCACGTGCCCTTCAGGAACTGTAAACTGACTCATCTTCTGCAGCCCAGCCTCAGCGGAGACGCCAAG GTCTTTTTTAATGTGAATATTTGTGATTCCTTTGATCTCTCT aaggcatcgagaTGCACAGAAGAGCAGGTGGCCAgatggaacagaggtaataatccgacaaaaacacacttctcagaaagccttctatacacagcgaatggatctgattggttgtggctggacatgtgggtaacaggactgacatggaattatctgattggctgttga